In Rhodamnia argentea isolate NSW1041297 chromosome 4, ASM2092103v1, whole genome shotgun sequence, the following proteins share a genomic window:
- the LOC115744588 gene encoding choline monooxygenase, chloroplastic isoform X2, which yields MSMATTMLVIKPVSPLICQSRRARLNHRTTHTPLHRVMTHPTTCLGSVAPSATKSPVDDFDPELPIEEALTPPSSWYTDPSFLDLELDRVFYRGWQAVGYTDQVKSPQDFFTGRLGNVEFVVCRDENGKIHAFHNVCRHHASLLASGSGRKSCFVCPYHGWTYALNGALLRATRIKGIRNFDVKEFGLVPLKVATWGPFVLLNFEKDVSPAHKVESDIAAKEWAGSCVDILGNSCIDPSLTYLCSREYTVECNWKVFCDNYLDGGYHVPYAHKGLASGLKLDSYSTTVDQPAVPMILTDLERKLFMLSFIPIS from the exons ATGTCCATGGCCACGACGATGCTCGTCATCAAACCCGTGTCTCCGCTCATCTGTCAATCTCGCAGGGCTCGACTCAATCACCGCACCACTCATACGCCGCTCCACCGAGTCATGACTCATCCCACCACTTGTCTCGGCTCAGTGGCACCGTCTGCAACAAAGTCGCCGGTGGACGACTTCGACCCGGAgctgccaattgaagaggccttgactccgccgagctcgtggtacaccgacccttctttcctcgacctcgagctcgatcgcgTCTTCTATCGAGGCTGGCAGGCTGTTG GATACACGGATCAGGTTAAATCGCCTCAGGACTTCTTCACTGGCAG ATTGGGAAATGTAGAATTTGTGGTGTGTCGAGATGAGAATGGAAAAATCCATGCCTTTCACAATGTCTGTCGCCATCATGCTTCTCTTCTTGCATCAGGAAGTGGCAGGAAGTCGTGCTTTGTGTGCCCATACCAT GGGTGGACTTACGCACTGAATGGAGCCCTCCTCAGAGCAACTCGAATCAAAGGAATCCGAAACTTTGATGTAAAG GAGTTTGGGCTCGTACCACTAAAAGTAGCTACTTGGGGCCCATTTGTTCTTCTCAATTTCGAGAAAGATGTTTCACCCGCTCACAAAGTTGAAAGTGACATAGCAGCAAAGGAATGGGCTGGTAGCTGTGTAGATATTCTGGGCAACAGCTGCATCGATCCATCACTAACTTATCTTTGTAGTCGTGAATACACCGTTGAGTGTAACTGGAAG GTTTTCTGTGACAATTATTTAGATGGTGGCTATCATGTACCATATGCACACAAGGGCCTAGCGTCTGGTCTCAAGCTGGACTCTTACTCCACCACG
- the LOC115744501 gene encoding protein MANNAN SYNTHESIS-RELATED 2-like has product MCSLVTGQQPSQGYITFSLTNGPEYHILQVAVAVLVARELGASLVLPDIRGSKPGDRRNFREIYDVEEFANRLNGVVKVARNQLALASSRKLAVVKVPYMVSKDYIRTHIKPFFKAEGSIRLETPLSSINMKKAEATKVLDPITCLTMFRTLRLQTKVRQLVDQMIGRLKTLGGESNGQFIAVDLRVEAAQSKSCQPSGSAEMKFCHHAQDVGEFLTKTGVSTETPIYVTQSRWHKNLKPLTDIFPRTFTKEFLMPPDKKDMFLSSASCELEKVIDFYLASESDVFIPASANWFYATVAGSRIASGRTRILVPTLTSSSSSSHISPYISERKHYAYSCFC; this is encoded by the exons ATGTGCTCTCTAGTCACAGGACAACAACCATCGCAAGGTTACATAACATTCTCACTGACAAACGGCCCTGAATATCACATTTTACAG GTTGCAGTTGCGGTGCTAGTAGCTAGAGAGTTGGGGGCAAGCCTTGTGCTCCCCGATATCAGGGGCAGCAAACCAGGAGACAGGAG GAATTTCAGAGAGATTTATGACGTTGAGGAGTTTGCAAATAGACTGAATGGTGTCGTCAAAGTGGCAAGGAATCAGCTGGCTTTGGCATCCTCTAGAAAGCTTGCAGTAGTTAAGGTGCCTTACATGGTATCCAAAGACTATATTAGAACACATATCAAGCCATTCTTCAAAGCAGAGGGAAGTATAAGGCTTGAGACTCCCTTGTCTTCCATTAACATGAAAAAGGCAGAAGCGACTAAAGTTTTGGACCCAATTACGTGCTTGACGATGTTCAGGACCCTCCGACTGCAAACCAAGGTCCGGCAACTCGTCGACCAAATGATTGGCAGACTAAAGACATTGGGAGGGGAGTCAAATGGCCAATTTATTGCGGTTGACCTGAGGGTTGAAGCTGCACAAAGCAAGAGTTGTCAGCCAAGTGGGAGTGCTGAAATGAAGTTTTGCCATCATGCACAGGATGTAGGTGAGTTTCTGACCAAAACTGGTGTTAGCACAGAGACTCCTATCTATGTGACTCAGTCCAGATGGCACAAGAATCTCAAACCATTGACAGACATCTTCCCGAGAACCTTTACAAAG GAGTTTCTGATGCCACCAGACAAAAAGGATATGTTCCTGAGCAGTGCGAGTTGCGAACTCGAGAAGGTTATCGACTTCTATCTAGCATCTGAAAGCGATGTCTTCATACCTGCCTCGGCTAATTGGTTTTATGCAACGGTTGCCGGGTCAAGAATAGCTTCGGGGAGGACCCGGATACTCGTGCCGACGttgacctcctcctcctcctcgagtCACATATCCCCTTACATCTCCGAGAGGAAGCACTATGCTTATTCATGTTTCTGTTGA